In Primulina eburnea isolate SZY01 chromosome 14, ASM2296580v1, whole genome shotgun sequence, the following proteins share a genomic window:
- the LOC140811214 gene encoding CASP-like protein 1C1, which produces MGGNKPILTIIMRGTAVVSLLVAAIVMFVSYQKVQAEESYIFEAKYYHWNGFICITVENMTFVPSINYIMFYAVISSIGCIYNLGILFIPSGSQLWKTIILLDVILNILVGATSLGAAWQTYFLVKDGSIYVGWAPLCGVVPHFCSKILASLITSTLGYSFTFALLMCTLHVGVDPFLVDG; this is translated from the exons ATGGGAGGAAACAAGCCAATATTGACCATAATAATGAGAGGAACAGCGGTGGTGTCGCTTTTGGTTGCAGCCATTGTGATGTTTGTAAGCTACCAAAAAGTTCAGGCAGAAGAATCCTATATTTTCGAAGCCAAATATTACCATTGGAATGGATTCAT ATGTATAACTGTTGAAAATATGACATTTGTTCCATCAATAAACTATATCAT GTTTTATGCAGTCATAAGTAGCATAGGATGCATTTACAATCTTGGAATTTTATTCATTCCATCTGGTAGTCAACTCTGGAAAACAATAATCCTTCTAGACGTG ATTTTGAATATCCTCGTTGGTGCCACGAGCCTTGGAGCTGCATGGCAAACATATTTCCTAGTAAAAGATGGCAGCATTTATGTGGGatgggcacctctctgtggtGTGGTTCCTCATTTTTGCAGCAAAATATTGGCATCTCTTATTACAAGCACCTTAGGATACTCATTCACCTTCGCGCTTCTCATGTGTACTCTTCATGTTGGGGTAGATCCTTTTCTTGTGGATGGTTAA